The following coding sequences are from one Kallotenue papyrolyticum window:
- a CDS encoding prolyl oligopeptidase family serine peptidase — protein sequence MSERKPVTPESLYELRWVSDVRLAPDGRRVAYVEHWVEEIEKDGKKRKGYRSAIYLSEGPQAEPRRLTYAAKGSDSAPRWSPDGRMLAFLSTREGDQPQLYVLSLDGGEARPVTTPDQLSEGVIDYDWHPSGALFALLSRGHRSEEERQREIEHDEKVYEGRLPFKFDGQGLFDPRRAQIYRVRLDGTQLTRLTDWPRDLSDITWSPDGERLAFVSQNEDTPEYVWINDIFVLAAEGGTPERITPGTLSLGSPVWSPDGRQLAFIGHDRRRGNASVARLWTIDLQQRVPRCLTEGFDGDIGDMPGGDSHLGAHPREPVWNERDGLTVAALVRGHAGLYHVPLAGGAPEPIATSALSVVGFTQRGATIAFVGETNARSGEVYTLTPDGALQRRSRAGDAFFNTYAVHAPQPVRFKGADDWDLEGWVLRPAGGEGARHPLIIYVHGGPHSAYGNAFFHEFQALVAAGFALFFTNPRGSSSYGEEFADAVRRHFGEKDYADIMAAADLAASWDWVDPARMGIMGGSYGGYMTNWIITHTDRFAAACTQRSISNLLSFAGTSDIGPEFSRDEFGGLPWTDEELLMAKSPIRYVQNVKTPTLILHQEEDHRCPIEQAEQLYTALVVLGVPVKFVRFPGECHELPRSGQPFRRVNRMHHIIDWFTRYLRPAGSAAPQA from the coding sequence GTGAGCGAACGGAAACCTGTCACCCCGGAGTCGCTCTATGAGTTGCGCTGGGTCTCCGACGTGCGCCTGGCGCCGGATGGCCGGCGTGTCGCCTATGTCGAGCACTGGGTCGAAGAGATCGAAAAGGACGGCAAAAAGCGCAAAGGTTATCGCAGCGCGATCTATCTCAGCGAGGGGCCGCAGGCCGAACCGCGCCGGCTGACCTACGCCGCCAAGGGCAGCGACTCGGCGCCGCGCTGGTCGCCGGATGGGCGCATGCTGGCCTTTCTTTCTACGCGCGAGGGCGACCAGCCGCAGCTCTACGTGCTGTCGCTGGATGGCGGCGAGGCGCGTCCGGTTACTACGCCTGATCAGCTCTCCGAGGGCGTCATCGACTACGACTGGCATCCTTCAGGCGCGCTCTTCGCGCTGCTGTCCAGGGGCCATCGCAGCGAGGAGGAGCGCCAGCGCGAGATCGAACACGACGAAAAGGTGTACGAGGGACGGCTACCCTTCAAGTTCGATGGCCAGGGCCTGTTCGACCCGCGTCGCGCGCAGATCTACCGCGTGCGGCTCGACGGCACGCAGCTGACGCGTCTGACCGACTGGCCGCGCGATCTCTCCGACATCACCTGGAGTCCGGATGGCGAGCGGCTGGCGTTTGTCTCCCAAAACGAGGACACGCCTGAATATGTCTGGATCAACGACATCTTCGTGCTGGCGGCGGAGGGTGGCACGCCCGAACGGATCACGCCCGGCACGCTCTCGTTGGGCAGCCCGGTCTGGAGTCCGGATGGTCGGCAGCTCGCCTTCATTGGCCACGACCGGCGGCGCGGCAATGCCTCGGTCGCGCGGCTGTGGACCATCGATCTCCAACAACGTGTGCCGCGTTGTCTAACTGAGGGCTTTGACGGCGACATCGGTGACATGCCGGGCGGCGACAGCCACCTGGGCGCCCATCCGCGCGAGCCGGTGTGGAACGAGCGCGATGGGCTGACCGTTGCGGCGCTGGTGCGCGGGCATGCCGGGCTGTACCACGTGCCGCTGGCGGGTGGCGCGCCTGAGCCGATCGCCACCTCCGCTCTGTCGGTAGTGGGCTTCACGCAGCGCGGCGCGACGATCGCGTTCGTGGGCGAGACCAACGCGCGCTCCGGCGAGGTCTATACCCTGACGCCGGATGGCGCGCTCCAACGTCGTTCACGCGCCGGCGACGCCTTTTTCAACACCTACGCTGTTCATGCGCCGCAGCCGGTGCGCTTCAAAGGCGCCGACGACTGGGATCTGGAAGGCTGGGTGCTGCGGCCCGCGGGTGGGGAGGGTGCGCGCCATCCCCTGATCATCTATGTGCATGGCGGCCCGCACAGCGCCTATGGCAACGCCTTCTTCCACGAGTTCCAGGCGCTGGTGGCGGCGGGCTTCGCGCTGTTCTTCACCAACCCGCGCGGCTCGTCCTCCTATGGCGAGGAATTTGCCGACGCGGTGCGCCGGCACTTCGGCGAGAAGGACTACGCGGATATCATGGCCGCGGCCGACCTAGCGGCGAGCTGGGACTGGGTCGATCCGGCGCGCATGGGCATCATGGGCGGCTCCTACGGCGGCTACATGACCAACTGGATCATCACGCATACCGATCGCTTCGCCGCAGCCTGCACACAGCGTTCGATCAGCAACCTACTTTCGTTCGCGGGTACCAGCGATATTGGTCCGGAGTTCAGCCGCGACGAATTTGGTGGACTGCCCTGGACCGACGAAGAGCTGCTGATGGCCAAGTCGCCGATTCGCTATGTGCAGAACGTCAAAACGCCTACGCTGATCCTGCACCAGGAGGAGGATCATCGCTGCCCGATCGAGCAGGCCGAGCAGCTCTATACCGCGCTGGTGGTGCTGGGCGTGCCGGTCAAATTTGTGCGCTTCCCCGGCGAGTGCCACGAGCTGCCGCGTTCGGGACAACCCTTCCGGCGCGTCAACCGCATGCACCACATCATCGACTGGTTCACGCGCTACCTGCGTCCGGCAGGCAGCGCAGCGCCACAGGCGTGA